From the Entelurus aequoreus isolate RoL-2023_Sb linkage group LG13, RoL_Eaeq_v1.1, whole genome shotgun sequence genome, the window AGAGCCGCAAAAAATATCAATGACCTCACCATTTAATCAAGaacataatattttattttaacacacattatataatgtatttgttatttgtttgtttatgtatacatatatttattgatGCTAGTACATATTGTAGCGGATTTGAGCTTATAAAGTAGTGGTTATCTCACAAAACCGGGtaaagcattaccgtatttttcggactataaatcgctccggagtataagttgcaccggccgaaaatgctcaataaagaaggaaaaaaacatatataagtcgcattggagtataagtcgcatttttgggggaaatttatttgataaaacccaacaccaagaatagacatttgaaaggcaatttaaaataaataaagaatagtgaacaacaggctgaataagtgtacgttatatgacgcataaatatccaactgagaacgtgcctggtatgttaacgtaacatattatggtaagagtcattcaaataactataacatatagaacatgctatacgtttaccaaacaatctgtcactcctaatcgctaaatccgatgaaatcttatacgtctagtctcttacgtgaatgagctaaataatattatttgatattttacggtaacgtgttaataatttcacacataagtcgctcctgagtataagtcgcactatgaaaaaaactgcgacttatagtccgaaaaatacggtaccgtgTGTACAAATGCATACATTGTACACATACGATTGCTAAACATAACTAAAATACAATTTCAACACCCACGTACTGTACACTGCGGTGGTTTCTCCAGTGCTCCACGCCATCGCCTGCTGGAGACAGGAACAGATCCATCAAAGCAACCTAGaggtcctaggctgcccactggcTCTCGGCCAATTTCCAGTCTGCGCGGATGAGCGAGAATCCGTCCAGGTAAACCGAAGTGTACGATACATGCTCACTTAGCCAGGGCTCGGTGAAGCTTGTGCTTCCCGACGTTCAACGCTAGCTTCCTACACATCTCCTCTGGTTTCTCCACGCAGACTCCTGTTtggcagagagccagcagctggtctctgGTACAAACTTGGCCGTGGCCAAAAGTTTCCCCCAGGTGTAtccaaaagttcacaaaaaagaaccgcagaagtcaccaaagtgccaccccttgttgcGCAGTCCCCAAACATCAAGAACACAAAAGGAGGATatagagcacagagctcctgcagcCAGCAGCCGCAACAGCGATGCCatcttgggggaaaaaaattaagTAACTACTACAACTTTTCACTTTTCGATTCCAAACCAATATTGATGCCTTTGAGCTGATATTAATTCAGTacgatatcagcacgaatcatagtacatacttttgttattttgtagtgtggaatgttggaaAAGCTCAAGTGAATTTACTCAAACAGATAATGatggtaagtaccgtatttttcggactataagttgcagtttttttcatagtttggccgggggtgcgatttatactcaggagcgacttatatgtgaaattattaacacattagcgtaaaatatcgaataatattatttagctcattcacgtaagagactagacgtataagatttcatgggatttagcgattaggagtgacaggttgtttggtaaacgtatagcatgttctatatgttatagttatgtgaatgactcttaccataatatgttacgttaacataccaggcacgttctcagttggttatttatgcgtcatataacgtacatttattcagcctgttgttcactattctttatttattttaaattgcctttcaaatgtctattcttggtgttgggttttatcaaataaatttccccgaaaaatgcgacttatactccagtgagacttatatatgtttgtttccttctttattatgcattttcggcaggtgcgacttatactccggagcgacttatactccgaaaaatacggtataaaaacactaacctatttattattaactgtctggaatggacctatgctgtctttaagttgaaggggagttagacttagacttagaaaatcaTTATTGTCCCCAAAGGGGGAATTTGGTTTGCagtagtagtcattaaaaacaaggttcaacagtaaaacgaggtgcaacagtaaaaaacaaggtacaacagtaaaaacgaggtacaacagtaaaaacaaggtacaacagtaaaacaaggtacaaatacataaaatacatacgacatacaaaccatcatgaaggcattgagctaaaagctaaaaactaaaaacatttgtagAACAATAAAAACTAATCATCACACGTCGCTTCCCACTAAAGTGACTGCATAGCCGCTAAGCTTGTTTAAGAAGCTCATTTATAAAGGCAACAGCTGAGGGAACAAAGGATCTTATGTATCTGTTGTTTTTGGCCTTTCTATTAGTAGGGGCGTACCTGCTTTTAATCCAGGGTGCTTGGTCTCTAAGTGGCGAAGCAGTTTTGAAGGCTTCATTGCCTCATTAGAGAGCTGGTCGCCACATATTATGCAGAGCGGGCGCGGTGCGTGGGAATCACCTGTTGCGATAAATCCATATTTCAAATAGGACTCCTGGTATTGTCTGTTAAAAGCTTTCTTTTTGTTGGAAGTCGTAGGCTGTTCTCTCTCTTCCCAGTGCCTTTTCCTCTTCACAAAGAAACTTTCCAAAGACGtctgttttttactcattttcctaGCTGGGTTGAATGTTGCCGCTCAAGTGACCAAGATATAAACGAGAGAATCcggtcatttttcaaaataaaatactaaaaaaaaaaaaaaaaaaaatcatccggGCTCAGATAATAAATAAAACGGAAATAactatttatttcttgtgcggcccggtaccaatcgatccacggaccggtaccgggccgcggcccggtggttaggGACCACTGCTCCAAAGGATGCagacccttttctgggcgagaaccattcTGATtgaacttggaagtgctgattctcatcccagtcgcttcacactgagctgcgaaccgatccagtaagagctgaagatcctgaccagatgatgtctgcaggaccacatcatccgcaaaaagcagggaCCTGATCCTGCAGCCACCTAAAATGGCGttataattgtttattttagCAACACAGAAAATGTATGATGCAGTATGAtgtggacatgtttgttactgcatACTTTATAATACATAGGTTTCGTGTCCAAACTTAATATGCATTTATAATTATCTTATACAATTGTATATTGACAAaagtgttttagactgcaatattgtttaattaaggacacattatgtatgtctagcttgtgtgctagacattgtgttgtgtagctgcttgctcCGAGTATCCTACCATGTCTACCGATTGTAAATTATTTGACTAAATTACAAAAACAAGACCAACTCtgcgtgcttattggaggacattgggATGTTAActagctgtccagctttgcatatGTAAAcgtactgcaggactgcttgcatctgAGATTTTAGACGCAAGCTGATAGAATacttgggttttttgctgatattcgaCCCATTTCCAACCCATATCTCGACAACCCTATCTTAAGATGCAGTAAAACTCACCAAAGTTTGCAAGCACATCAGGCCAGGTGAAAAAAGTGATATTTCAGAGACCAAACACCAACGCACAAACTCACTCTGTAGTGCAGAGGTGTCCGAACTTATTCCatcaagggccgcatactgataAATGAaagaatgtggcgggccactttgatattttttgtaaattaaaGATGCTAAGGTCACGCAGTGGTTCGTGCTCGTGCCTCACTGTGAGAAGGTCCTGGATTTGATTTctcgggctcaggatctttctgtgaggagtttgcatgtttctCACCGTAACTGcgtggtttcctcccacctccaaagacatgcacctgcctTTATACACTCACATgtataaatgtgagtgtgaatgtcgtttgtctatctgtgttggctctgcaatGAGGTCGCGAGAGGgccaagtggtaggaaatggatagATGGAAAACCAATTTTATGTACATTAGAATATGCGAAACGATttgatgtcatgatccgttacctggatcatgttttgtttagttaaagacTACCTTAGATCTGTTTCAGCACACCTGGGTTTGTGTGTTCTTAGTTGCCAGGGGtactgattgttttcacctgcctctgattatgctcacctgctccaAGGCACTAttcagagcatacttgccaaccctctcaaattttccaggagactcccgaatttcagtgcctctcccgaaaatttcacgggacaaccattctcccgaatttctcctgatttccagtcggacttaaggcacgccccctccaggtccgtgcggacctgagtgaggacagcctgtcgtcacgtccgcttttctttCATATAAATAGCGTGGCGGCCAGTCAGgctataacatctacggcttttggcgagtgcacaactgcacacacatcaAGAAGGAGactaagcagaagaacgaagaagacacagtcatggcgacgacgagtgacagagaatagaacgaggatggacaattcaaccctaaactcactcctttcctgcaaatgaaatttcacagatgctgcctgtaatagagtgatctaagttgtttgttgccatctcctggtgaatgttgggtatagtgttctgtggttactttttggttggccaacggtttacgttgtattgcgcaccctgacggcaagtgtgggagtcggttctgaagtatgaagtaaagagacgtaacttcatcacctcgcctggttattgactccaacccagaatattacactgcccatacctatgctcctttaaaggctgtgctactggctgcaaagcattgcactttcaaatacaacaataaatagagtgttatgtgtgtgtatgtgtgtaaataatatacatatacacacacatgacaAAGGCCCACACAATGATTGGATTATTAATTTTCAGTTTTCAATGTATTAAATGATTTTAGGTCAATTtgctattttttatacatatttatgaaAGTATATACATGTACTTTATTTGTTCCGTCACAGTTGAGCTACAGCTGGACTTTAGACAGGGTGGCACAGATTCAACCCTGCAATGTATATTTATGGTAAACTACTTCAAAATTTCAGTTTTGTTTATTACTCTGTAGGCATGAAAAAAcgacttaataaaaaaaatattttttaaggagTTTAAATTTGATGAAAAGATGATGCTGTAGCATAGCACAGCCTTTACATGTTAAATGTTCACTTTTTTCTCCCACTAAACATTTCAAATGATGCTTGTTAAAATGATTTCAAAACTTACACTGACTTTTTCAATATTGTGTGCGATTCAGGATTGGGAATCACATTTAAGTACCATTAAAAAGTTCTCTCAGCATTTATTAATAAGCATTCTGACAATATTTTCTCTTCCAACATTTACTGGTGGCGGTGTTCTGAAAATTTCAACTCAAACACGCAGCTACAGACATGCCTGACAGCAGGACACATGAACTGATGTTGTCCCTAACCAACAAACATGTTTGGGACACAACACAACTTCATATGCTCGATTACAATCCAATAAAGGTCTGCAGTCCATCATTAATGAGTGCCTTTCTGCACCATCTGACTGAAGCGGTTGGTGATGCTCAAGGTTGTGTCGATGAATCGCTCCACACAGTTCACAAGGCACATCTCTGTCCGGTTGTCCAACTTCGATCCGGGGCTCTGCACGCACTTGTCCCAGCAGACATCAGTGAAGGTGTGTacctaaaataaacaaacattcgaatgattaatcacaatacatttccatgcactaaattagtctgatttctgaaATAGTTAgttgttttgtattttcacacgaATGTGTGAGGTCCCAATatccatgcacactctctaatgtGACCATTGGTCATACCCCATATGCCTCCAGTACACTTGTGGTCGCTTATTAATTTTTAGCGCAGATTAAGGTTTTACTTTTCCGGTTGACTATGACGTCATACCCTAACAAAGTGTCCATGGCTCCTTACAAGTCAACAGCGCAGCTCTTGTTGTACCTCATGTCCGCT encodes:
- the timm8b gene encoding mitochondrial import inner membrane translocase subunit Tim8 B, yielding MDSFENFSASEKAEATELQRLIAVEQQKAQFQAQVHTFTDVCWDKCVQSPGSKLDNRTEMCLVNCVERFIDTTLSITNRFSQMVQKGTH